A single Nicotiana tabacum cultivar K326 chromosome 5, ASM71507v2, whole genome shotgun sequence DNA region contains:
- the LOC107832297 gene encoding cold shock protein 2-like: protein MASESDQGRRIKGSVKWFNDQKGFGFITPDDGGEDLFVHQSGIRSEGFRSLAEGEVVEFEVESGDDGRTKAVNVTGPDGASVQGGGRGGSGGGGGGGRYGGGGGYGGGGGGRYGGGDSGYGGGGRYGGDGGYGGGGGSRYGGGGGYGGGGGGGSGCYKCGEEGHFARECTQGGGGGGYGSGGGGYGSGGGGYGGGGGRYGGSGGGGGGGCFKCGEEGHFARECPNSSGR from the coding sequence ATGGCGTCGGAGAGTGACCAGGGAAGGAGGATCAAGGGATCTGTGAAATGGTTCAATGATCAAAAGGGTTTCGGTTTCATCACTCCAGATGATGGCGGTGAAGATCTGTTTGTTCACCAATCTGGTATCAGATCTGAAGGCTTTCGTAGCTTAGCTGAAGGTGAGGTCGTTGAGTTTGAAGTTGAGTCTGGTGATGATGGCCGTACTAAGGCTGTTAATGTTACTGGACCGGATGGCGCGTCTGTTCAAGGTGGTGGCCGTGGCGGAAGCGGTGGAGGCGGCGGCGGAGGTCGATATGGCGGTGGTGGTGGATACGGAGGCGGTGGAGGCGGTAGATATGGTGGGGGTGATAGTGGCTACGGCGGCGGCGGCCGGTATGGAGGTGACGGTGGATACGGAGGCGGTGGTGGTAGTAGGTATGGTGGTGGCGGTGGATATGGTGGCGGTGGTGGTGGTGGAAgcgggtgttataagtgtggagaaGAAGGGCATTTTGCTAGGGAATGTACTCAGGGCGGTGGCGGCGGTGGTTATGGTAGTGGAGGCGGAGGATATGGCAGCGGCGGCGGTGGATATGGTGGTGGAGGTGGGAGATATGGCGGTAGTGGcggaggaggtggtggtggttGTTTCAAGTGTGGAGAAGAAGGACATTTTGCACGTGAATGCCCTAACAGCAGTGGTCGTTGA
- the LOC107832296 gene encoding uncharacterized protein LOC107832296: protein MGAEVSKQVERRKSIHTQKKILYDLKEKNGCNFPGCDYHVQDRKNWMSALIPEKLHVNKIVWPGTHDSATNKIGIPFISRPFAQCQSLSIYEQLVIGARVLDIRVQEDRRICHGILLSYNVDVVINDVKKFLSETDSEIIILEIRTEFGHDDPPDFDKYLEDELGEFLIHQDDNVFNKTIAELLPKRIICVWKPRKSPQPKHGSPLWSSGYLKDNWIDTDLPETKFESNMKHLSEQPPVTSRKFFYRVENTVTPQADNPVLCVKPVTDRIHPYARLFVMECISRGYGDRLQIFSSDFIDEDFVDACIGLTNARIEGKF from the exons ATGGGAGCTGAGGTGAGTAAACAGGTGGAAAGACGAAAATCTATTCACACTCAGAAGAAAATCTTGTATGATCTCAAGGAGAAAAATGGATGCAATTTCCCTGGTTGTGATTATCATGTACAAGACAGAAAAAATTGGATGTCAGCACTTATCCCTGAAAAACTCCATGTCAACAAGATTGTTTGGCCAG GTACACATGATTCTGCAACTAACAAGATTGGAATCCCATTCATCTCTCGCCCTTTTGCTCAATGCCAATCTTTGTCCATTTATGAACAACTAGTAATTGGCGCTCGAGTTCTTGACATCCGTGTTCAAGAAGATCGTCGTATATGCCATGGCATCCTTCTTTCCTACAACGTTGACGTCGTTATCAACGACGTCAAGAAGTTTCTGTCTGAAACAGATTCAGAGATAATAATCCTAGAAATTCGTACTGAATTCGGACATGATGATCCCCCGGATTTCGACAAGTACCTGGAGGATGAGCTAGGGGAATTTCTCATCCACCAAGATGACAATGTTTTCAACAAGACAATTGCAGAATTATTGCCAAAGAGAATAATATGTGTTTGGAAACCAAGAAAATCACCTCAGCCAAAACATGGAAGTCCGTTATGGAGTTCAGGTTACCTAAAAGATAACTGGATAGATACTGACTTACCTGAAACGAAGTTTGAGAGCAACATGAAGCATTTGAGTGAGCAGCCACCTGTAACATCTCGGAAATTCTTTTACAGGGTGGAGAATACGGTCACGCCACAGGCTGATAATCCAGTTCTGTGTGTGAAACCGGTGACAGATCGGATTCATCCATATGCAAGACTGTTTGTAATGGAATGTATCTCTCGAGGTTATGGTGATCGGTTGCAGATATTTTCATCAGACTTTATTGATGAAGATTTTGTGGATGCATGCATTGGTCTTACAAATGCAAGGATTGAAGGGAAGTTCTGA